One Longimicrobiales bacterium genomic window, CGGGTCTCACCCTGCCAGCGCCGGTAGTCCCTTCACGCATGCACATCATGGACGTCGAGCCGGAGCCAACCGAGGAAGACCTGGCCGCCGAACATGACGTCGTCGTATTCCGCCCGGGCATGACACTCGCCGACCTCGAGAAGAACGCGATCACCGCCGCGCTCCGCGAGGTCGCGGGTAACCGCCGGAAGGCCGCCGAGATGCTCGGGATGGGAGAGCGGACGCTCTACCGGAAGATCAAGGAATACGATCTCTGACCGGAAGTCAGCGGATGCGCGACCGGATCCGACCACGCTCGTTCTCGAGCACCACCAGTATGCGTCGCCACTGGTCGCTCTCCTCCATGCCGTACCGCACCGTCAGTGTCTGCTCGAAATCGATCTGCTCGTCGAATGCATAGATCGCGGTCTGCGTTTCCTGCTGATCCAGTCGCTGACGACCCCAGCCGCTGGTGAGCGGAACGATCGTGGTCGGCCGGAGCAGGCGCGACTGGTAGACGATCTGCACATCTTCCGGCTGGAACGCTGCATCGGGCTCGTAGCTGAAGAACGACACCAGGAACATCTCCGGCTCGCCCAGCCCCAGCCGCGCTGCTTCCTCTGCCCGGCTCCGCCGCAGTGAGCTGAGCCTGTCGTAGGTGTCCGGTGCGAGCAGTCGTATCACCGCTTCATCGAGCGGTGTCACCTTCACGAGGACGGGGCCGTTACGGATCGACACCGTTACCTCGTCCTGCCGCAGCGTGCCGTAGCCGGCGACAACGAGCGAGTCGGCGGATTGCGCGGGCTCCGGGGTGCGGACTTCGGCGGGCGCGGCTGCGCCTGTGCCCGGACCGGCCGGCGCACACGTCGCGAGTGCAGTGGTGCACAGCGCCAGCGCAAACCATCTCGCCCTGTGCCGCAGTCTGGTCTGCATGTGAGTTCAGTCTCCCGTCAGCAGGTGCTCGATGCTCTCCATCAGCGCATCGCGGCCTTCGCCCGTCGTGGATGAGAACGGTACCACCTGCTCAGCATCAATGCCGAGCAGGTCCGTGGCCGCCTTCAGTCGCTTCGCACGCTCGGTCGGCTTCAGCTTGTCGACCTTCGTCAGCACGATCAGCGTCGGCATCTCGATACCGCCCAGAAACTCGATCATCCTGAGATCGTCAGGCGTCGGCTCGTGGCGCGCATCGATCAGCTGAACCACGCCGAGCAGTTCTTCGGAGCGCTTCAGGTATCCCTCGATCAGCGGACGCCACGCCTCACGGACCGGACGCGGTGCGCGCGCGAAGCCGTAACCGGGCAGATCCACGAGGAAGAAGTCGTCATCATGGTCATCCAGCTCGGCGCGGATGCGGTAGAAGTTGATCTCCTGCGTCTTGCCGGGACTCGCCGACACGCGCGCGATGTTCTTGCGGTGCCGCTCCAGCAGCCGGTTGATCAGACTGGACTTGCCGACATTGGAACGCCCGGCGAACGCGACCTGGGGAAGCGTGCCGGGCGGGGCCTGGCCTGGCCGGCCTATCGCGCCGGCAAACTCGACTGACTTCAGTTTCACTGCGTTGACGATCCGGGGCAGGGGTTCCGCACGCACCGGCGATCCCGCTGCGCCATCACGCTTCCTTCTTCTTCGTCTCGGGGTGAAGCACAAGCAGCGGCGGCACGGTTTCGTTGACCGACTCACGGGTAACGACCACCTCGCGCACGTCATCGCGCGAT contains:
- the yihA gene encoding ribosome biogenesis GTP-binding protein YihA/YsxC, which translates into the protein MKLKSVEFAGAIGRPGQAPPGTLPQVAFAGRSNVGKSSLINRLLERHRKNIARVSASPGKTQEINFYRIRAELDDHDDDFFLVDLPGYGFARAPRPVREAWRPLIEGYLKRSEELLGVVQLIDARHEPTPDDLRMIEFLGGIEMPTLIVLTKVDKLKPTERAKRLKAATDLLGIDAEQVVPFSSTTGEGRDALMESIEHLLTGD